From a single Couchioplanes caeruleus genomic region:
- a CDS encoding antibiotic biosynthesis monooxygenase family protein, producing the protein MVTLVNKFTVTGDDNEFRRVLSEISAYMRDQPGYLDHQLLRSLRRPDVYVETAVWADAQSHRNAVQSEEFRERVKQMAGLATPDADLYAEVGETAHS; encoded by the coding sequence ATGGTCACCCTGGTCAACAAGTTCACCGTGACCGGCGACGACAACGAGTTCCGCCGGGTGCTCTCGGAGATCAGCGCGTACATGCGGGATCAGCCCGGCTACCTGGACCATCAGCTGCTGCGCTCGCTGCGGCGGCCCGACGTGTACGTCGAGACCGCGGTCTGGGCGGACGCCCAGTCGCACCGCAACGCCGTGCAGAGCGAGGAGTTCCGCGAGCGGGTCAAGCAGATGGCCGGCCTCGCGACTCCGGACGCCGACCTCTACGCGGAGGTCGGGGAAACCGCGCACAGCTGA
- a CDS encoding class I adenylate-forming enzyme family protein, with product MREPVGRLDDLARAPGPGDRVAIRNDRGAALTYDELDRLVNGCAAHLRRLAPAPGSTVAVASVLDPAFAVAYYGVLRAGHVVMPLIPLLREDALAHQLAAARVSVLFAPAELAARVAAIGDRLPLLRTVLDLAGDEVRSPLTDFTPEPVPSGGLACVQFTSGTTGLPRGIRQTHRNLAVNAAQTVRAHQLHEGSVTLNHLPTYHPMHLNSALHAGATQVLCTDPDPIASVELAGRVGATRYYGLPVRLTRLAADPRLAGTSLRTVEAINSGGSALAVPVTRALSHHFGIPVLQGYGLAETSPMTHCDQPDRPKPGSCGPLVADTECRIVDLETGKVLPPGERGEIQVRGPQLMPGYLDEPDGAALDAEGWFATGDVGYTDDDGYLFVVDRLKDVFKCDNWLVAPSELEAVLRRHPAVADCVVLDYPEPFSGAVAVALVVPRTGAGGDPADVSAVATDVNRDLPYYQWIRHVQAVPAIPRSPSGKVPRRQLRDEIRGRLTLEDLAPGAAPGAA from the coding sequence GTGCGTGAACCCGTCGGCCGCCTGGACGACCTGGCCCGGGCACCCGGGCCGGGCGACCGGGTGGCGATCCGCAACGATCGCGGGGCGGCGCTGACCTACGACGAGCTGGACCGGCTCGTGAACGGCTGCGCCGCGCACCTGCGCCGGTTGGCGCCGGCGCCGGGCTCGACCGTCGCCGTCGCGTCGGTGCTCGATCCCGCCTTCGCGGTGGCGTACTACGGCGTGCTGCGGGCCGGGCACGTCGTCATGCCCCTGATACCCCTGCTCCGCGAGGACGCCCTGGCGCACCAGCTCGCCGCCGCGCGGGTGAGCGTGCTCTTCGCCCCGGCCGAGCTGGCCGCCCGGGTGGCCGCCATCGGGGACCGGCTGCCGCTGCTGCGTACGGTCCTCGACCTCGCCGGCGACGAGGTGCGCAGCCCGCTCACGGACTTCACGCCGGAACCCGTGCCGTCCGGCGGGCTGGCCTGCGTGCAGTTCACCAGCGGCACGACCGGGCTGCCCCGCGGGATCCGGCAGACCCACCGCAACCTGGCCGTCAACGCGGCCCAGACCGTACGGGCGCACCAGCTGCACGAGGGTTCGGTGACGCTCAACCACCTGCCCACGTACCACCCGATGCACCTGAACTCGGCGCTGCACGCCGGCGCCACGCAGGTGCTCTGCACCGACCCCGACCCGATCGCCTCGGTCGAGCTCGCCGGGCGGGTGGGCGCCACCCGCTACTACGGCCTGCCCGTACGGCTGACCCGGCTCGCGGCGGACCCGAGGCTGGCCGGGACCAGCCTGCGGACCGTCGAGGCGATCAACTCCGGCGGGTCCGCGCTCGCCGTCCCGGTGACCCGGGCGCTCTCGCACCACTTCGGCATCCCGGTCCTGCAGGGCTACGGCCTGGCCGAGACCTCGCCGATGACCCACTGCGACCAGCCGGACCGCCCCAAGCCGGGGTCCTGCGGGCCGCTGGTGGCCGACACCGAGTGCCGGATCGTCGATCTGGAGACGGGCAAGGTGCTCCCGCCGGGTGAACGCGGCGAGATCCAGGTACGCGGGCCGCAGCTGATGCCCGGCTACCTGGACGAGCCGGACGGGGCGGCGCTCGACGCCGAGGGCTGGTTCGCCACCGGGGACGTCGGATACACCGACGACGACGGCTACCTGTTCGTGGTCGACCGGCTCAAGGACGTCTTCAAGTGCGACAACTGGCTGGTCGCGCCGAGCGAGCTCGAGGCGGTGCTGCGGCGGCACCCGGCCGTCGCCGACTGCGTCGTGCTGGACTACCCGGAGCCCTTCAGCGGCGCGGTGGCGGTGGCGCTGGTCGTACCCCGTACCGGCGCCGGCGGCGACCCGGCCGACGTGTCCGCCGTGGCGACCGACGTCAACCGCGACCTGCCGTACTACCAGTGGATCCGGCACGTGCAGGCCGTACCGGCGATTCCGCGCTCACCCAGCGGCAAGGTGCCCCGCCGGCAGCTGCGTGACGAGATCCGGGGACGCCTGACCCTCGAGGACCTGGCACCCGGCGCCGCGCCGGGCGCCGCTTAG
- a CDS encoding SDR family oxidoreductase — translation MVQEGSSHPVPQPLPGLKGRVALVMGGTRGVGRAVAEKLAASGCDVLVNYASSTSAAQALVDDLAGEAGTVTAVQGDARRPATVERLFDTVRERHGRVDIVVHSVPSMHPMPAAAPRMKDFRTDVETALVPLAALAAPAAAAMGEGGRIVAVSASVARTVTPNFVSLGTAKAAMEALVRYLSVEFAGRGVTVNAVSASKLDKGAETTLPHVARALAARTPAGRLATPRDIADVVGLLCLPEAQWVQGQVITVDGGLQLTA, via the coding sequence ATGGTCCAGGAAGGCTCGTCCCATCCCGTCCCTCAGCCGTTGCCCGGACTCAAGGGCCGCGTGGCGCTCGTCATGGGCGGTACCCGCGGCGTGGGCCGCGCGGTCGCCGAGAAGCTCGCCGCCTCCGGCTGCGACGTCCTGGTGAACTACGCGTCGTCCACGTCCGCCGCCCAGGCGCTGGTGGACGACCTCGCCGGCGAGGCCGGTACGGTCACCGCGGTCCAGGGAGATGCGCGGCGCCCGGCCACGGTGGAGCGGCTGTTCGACACCGTGCGGGAGCGCCACGGGCGGGTGGACATCGTCGTGCACTCCGTACCGTCGATGCATCCGATGCCCGCTGCCGCGCCGCGCATGAAGGACTTCCGCACCGACGTCGAGACGGCCCTGGTGCCGCTCGCCGCTCTGGCGGCGCCCGCGGCGGCGGCCATGGGCGAGGGCGGTCGCATCGTCGCCGTCTCGGCGAGCGTTGCCCGTACGGTGACGCCGAACTTCGTCAGCCTCGGTACCGCCAAGGCCGCGATGGAGGCCCTGGTGCGCTACCTGTCGGTGGAGTTCGCCGGCCGGGGGGTCACGGTCAACGCGGTATCGGCCTCCAAGCTGGACAAAGGTGCGGAGACCACGCTCCCACACGTGGCCCGGGCGCTGGCGGCACGCACACCGGCCGGCCGGCTCGCCACCCCGCGGGACATCGCCGACGTGGTGGGCCTGCTCTGCCTCCCGGAAGCACAGTGGGTCCAGGGACAGGTGATAACCGTCGACGGCGGACTCCAGCTGACCGCCTGA
- a CDS encoding AfsR/SARP family transcriptional regulator: MQFGVLGPLMIDGVEVSQIMTAPKPRSVLAMLMLEPNRAVSTTALIQELWQENPPRSALTTLQTYVLQLRKMFRGMYLHDAGQAGRNILVTRLPGYMLRVDESVHDLSIYENLVTQGQAYMSEQRYEQASDAFTRALRLWRGEPLTDVRPGPLLELHVRRLEESRLIITELRIEAELRLGHFHEVLSELTQLVGRHPMHEGFRAQYMVALFRAGRLRAALDSFQGFRTLLVDDLGLEPSARLQELHHAILTGSTELASTGR; the protein is encoded by the coding sequence ATGCAATTCGGCGTACTGGGCCCACTCATGATCGATGGAGTCGAAGTATCACAGATCATGACGGCTCCGAAACCACGTAGCGTCCTCGCCATGCTCATGCTGGAACCGAATCGCGCGGTCTCCACCACCGCACTCATCCAAGAATTGTGGCAGGAAAACCCGCCGCGCAGCGCACTGACGACTCTGCAAACGTATGTCCTGCAGCTCCGGAAAATGTTTCGGGGAATGTATCTGCACGACGCGGGACAGGCCGGCCGCAACATTCTGGTCACCCGCCTGCCTGGATATATGCTGCGTGTGGACGAGTCGGTTCACGATTTGAGCATCTACGAGAACCTGGTGACGCAGGGACAGGCCTACATGTCGGAGCAGCGCTACGAGCAGGCGAGCGACGCGTTCACCAGGGCATTGCGTCTCTGGCGAGGTGAGCCATTGACAGACGTACGCCCCGGGCCACTGCTCGAATTGCATGTGCGCCGGCTCGAGGAGAGCCGTCTGATCATCACCGAACTCCGGATTGAGGCGGAACTGCGCCTGGGGCATTTCCACGAGGTGCTCAGCGAGCTCACCCAACTCGTCGGCCGCCACCCGATGCACGAGGGCTTCCGCGCGCAATACATGGTCGCCCTGTTCCGCGCCGGCCGTCTGCGCGCCGCGCTGGACTCGTTCCAGGGTTTCCGTACCCTGCTCGTCGACGATCTCGGGCTGGAGCCGTCCGCCAGATTGCAGGAACTGCACCACGCGATCCTCACGGGCAGCACCGAGCTCGCAAGCACCGGCCGGTGA
- a CDS encoding FAD-dependent oxidoreductase, whose protein sequence is MDDETDVCVVGGGPAGMTLALLLARSGIHVTVVERSPTLNREYRGEILQPGGIRVLDELGALTGARARGSFPLARFRLVEHGRDLMCFEYGRLPGPHNYLLSLPQAHLLAELRERCAEYPHFRYVVGRVNELIERDGVVRGVRTADRDGTSHTVSARCVVGADGRHSQVRRLAGLPDGRLDIFDQDVAWFRLPNEKPLGEVTVNRAGGNPVLAYDSHPGHAQLGWTLPKGAWRELASAGIGEIRDRVRQAVPRFADRVDDSLRSLADVSLLDVFGACAPRWYADSLVLIGDAAHTHGPLGAQGINVALQDAVVLHPILVAALRDGDTSAARLAEFDKRRRPDVQAILKFQAIQSKVMLSSGGVAAFVRPKLARVMMRTPIGAKFTRQVAFGNPSVRIAGDLFTASRRASR, encoded by the coding sequence ATGGACGACGAGACGGACGTCTGCGTGGTCGGCGGCGGCCCGGCCGGGATGACGCTCGCGTTGCTGCTCGCCCGCAGCGGCATCCACGTCACGGTGGTCGAACGCAGCCCCACCCTCAATCGTGAGTACCGCGGGGAGATCCTCCAGCCGGGCGGCATCCGCGTGCTGGACGAGCTCGGCGCCCTGACCGGGGCGCGGGCCCGCGGCTCCTTCCCGCTGGCCCGGTTCCGCCTCGTCGAGCACGGCCGTGACCTCATGTGCTTCGAGTACGGCCGGCTGCCCGGCCCGCACAACTACCTGCTCAGCCTGCCGCAGGCCCACCTGCTCGCCGAGCTGCGGGAACGGTGCGCGGAGTACCCGCACTTCAGGTACGTCGTCGGCCGGGTCAACGAGCTCATCGAGCGCGACGGCGTGGTCCGCGGGGTCCGTACGGCCGACCGGGACGGCACCTCGCACACGGTGTCGGCGCGCTGCGTCGTGGGCGCGGACGGCCGGCACTCCCAGGTGCGCCGCCTCGCCGGCCTCCCCGACGGCCGGCTCGACATCTTCGACCAGGACGTCGCCTGGTTCCGGCTGCCGAACGAGAAGCCGCTCGGCGAGGTCACCGTGAACCGGGCCGGCGGCAACCCGGTGCTGGCGTACGACTCGCACCCGGGCCACGCCCAGCTCGGCTGGACGCTGCCGAAGGGCGCGTGGCGGGAGCTGGCCTCGGCCGGTATCGGCGAGATCCGCGACCGCGTCCGGCAGGCCGTACCGCGCTTCGCCGACCGGGTCGACGACTCGCTGCGCAGCCTCGCCGACGTGTCCCTGCTGGACGTCTTCGGCGCGTGCGCCCCCCGGTGGTACGCCGACAGCCTGGTCCTCATCGGCGACGCGGCGCACACCCACGGCCCGCTCGGCGCCCAGGGCATCAACGTGGCGCTGCAGGACGCGGTGGTCCTGCACCCGATCCTGGTCGCCGCGCTGCGCGACGGCGACACCTCCGCGGCCCGGCTGGCCGAGTTCGACAAGCGCCGCCGGCCGGACGTCCAGGCCATCCTCAAGTTCCAGGCGATCCAGAGCAAGGTCATGTTGTCGTCGGGCGGCGTCGCCGCCTTCGTCCGCCCGAAACTCGCCCGCGTCATGATGCGCACCCCCATCGGGGCGAAGTTCACCCGGCAGGTGGCCTTCGGCAACCCCTCGGTGCGGATCGCCGGCGACCTCTTCACGGCATCCCGGAGGGCCTCCAGATGA
- a CDS encoding SRPBCC family protein: protein MTPTRTASSTTVDAPADTVFDHIVDVAPLPHLSPTILHTEHDPVKDDEDVVQIWTVTKDEQVWSRTIRRSLDRAALRVSFVDEDADGQPTGVRGAWTLRDVSGGKTEVELAFEIDGEAPESPERLEAARLDLLTTVTDAAQRRDELADLVVDFTDPLYAAGSAEDAYQILYEADKWPERLHHVARIDMTENVPNVQFFDMDTSTPDGRAHTTRSVRLCFPHYKIIYKQIGLPALLDAHTGHWRFTEDRDGLVIESRHTAVIKPSALHILGPGTTVEDARRYLRKVLSTNSMTNLRLAKQFAEERAGA from the coding sequence GTGACACCGACCCGCACCGCCTCGTCCACCACGGTCGACGCGCCCGCCGACACGGTCTTCGACCACATCGTCGACGTCGCACCGCTGCCGCACCTGTCCCCCACGATCCTGCACACCGAGCACGACCCGGTGAAGGACGACGAGGACGTCGTGCAGATCTGGACGGTGACCAAGGACGAACAGGTGTGGAGCCGTACCATCCGGCGCAGCCTCGACCGGGCCGCGCTGCGCGTCTCGTTCGTCGACGAGGACGCCGACGGGCAGCCGACCGGCGTCCGCGGCGCCTGGACGCTGCGGGACGTCTCCGGCGGCAAGACGGAGGTGGAGCTGGCCTTCGAGATCGACGGCGAGGCTCCGGAGTCGCCGGAGCGGCTGGAGGCCGCCCGCCTGGACCTGCTCACCACGGTCACCGACGCGGCGCAGCGCCGCGACGAACTGGCGGACCTGGTCGTCGACTTCACCGACCCGCTGTACGCCGCCGGCTCCGCGGAGGACGCCTACCAGATCCTGTACGAGGCGGACAAGTGGCCCGAGCGCCTGCACCACGTGGCCCGCATCGACATGACGGAGAACGTGCCCAACGTCCAGTTCTTCGACATGGACACCTCGACCCCGGACGGCCGCGCCCACACCACCCGCTCGGTACGGCTGTGCTTCCCGCACTACAAGATCATCTACAAGCAGATCGGCCTGCCCGCCCTGCTGGACGCGCACACCGGGCACTGGCGGTTCACCGAGGACCGCGACGGTCTCGTCATCGAGTCCCGGCACACCGCGGTGATCAAGCCGTCCGCGCTGCACATCCTGGGCCCGGGCACCACCGTCGAGGACGCCCGGCGCTACCTGCGCAAGGTGCTGAGCACCAACAGCATGACGAACCTGCGCCTGGCCAAGCAGTTCGCCGAGGAGCGGGCAGGTGCGTGA
- a CDS encoding class I SAM-dependent methyltransferase — MIIDECRICGNRNLLPVLDLGPQALTGLFPRSADDDVPMIPLELLKCGPDGCGLVQLRHTADSELMYTDDYGYRSGIRPFMVNHLHGKVAAIRQLVEPGPGDLVLDIGSNDSTLLRGYPAGGATLVGIDPCGEKFRPYYPGHVELITDFFSKKVFTERFGARKAKAVTSIAMFYDLPRPLEFMQEVADVLDDEGVWLLEQSYLPAMLDVTAYDVVCHEHLDYYALAQIEWMAQRTGLRVIRAELNDVYGGSLCLTLAKQGSRHVADEAAIARIRAGERDMALETMAPFEAFAARVEQRRDELRTFLDDSRARGLLTIGYGASTKGNVILQYCGISSADLPCIGEPNKDKSGRVTPGTGIPIVSEEEAKAQRPDQLLVLPWIYRDGFVEREQEYLAGGGKLVFPLPMLDIV, encoded by the coding sequence ATGATCATCGATGAGTGCCGCATCTGCGGCAACCGTAACCTGCTGCCGGTGCTCGATCTGGGGCCCCAGGCCCTCACCGGCCTCTTCCCCCGCAGCGCGGACGACGACGTCCCCATGATCCCGCTGGAGCTGCTCAAGTGCGGCCCGGACGGCTGTGGCCTGGTCCAGTTGCGGCACACCGCCGACTCGGAGCTGATGTACACCGACGACTACGGCTACCGGTCGGGCATCCGGCCCTTCATGGTGAACCACCTGCACGGCAAGGTGGCGGCGATCCGGCAGCTCGTCGAACCGGGCCCCGGCGACCTGGTCCTGGACATCGGCAGCAACGACTCGACGCTGCTGCGCGGCTACCCCGCCGGCGGCGCGACGCTCGTCGGGATCGACCCGTGCGGCGAGAAGTTCCGGCCGTACTACCCCGGGCACGTCGAGCTGATCACCGACTTCTTCTCCAAGAAGGTCTTCACCGAGCGGTTCGGGGCCCGCAAGGCCAAGGCGGTCACGTCGATCGCCATGTTCTACGACCTGCCGCGCCCGCTCGAGTTCATGCAGGAGGTGGCCGACGTCCTCGACGACGAGGGGGTGTGGCTGCTCGAGCAGAGCTACCTGCCGGCCATGCTCGACGTCACCGCGTACGACGTGGTGTGCCACGAGCACCTCGACTACTACGCGCTGGCGCAGATCGAGTGGATGGCGCAGCGTACCGGTCTGCGGGTGATCCGTGCCGAGCTCAACGACGTGTACGGCGGCAGCCTCTGCCTGACGCTGGCCAAGCAGGGCAGCCGGCACGTCGCCGACGAGGCCGCGATCGCCCGCATCCGGGCCGGTGAACGGGACATGGCGCTGGAGACCATGGCGCCGTTCGAGGCCTTCGCCGCCCGGGTCGAGCAGCGCCGGGACGAACTGCGCACCTTCCTGGACGACTCCCGCGCCCGCGGCCTGCTCACCATCGGGTACGGCGCTTCCACCAAGGGCAACGTCATCCTGCAGTACTGCGGCATCTCCAGCGCCGACCTGCCCTGCATCGGCGAACCCAACAAGGACAAGTCCGGCCGCGTCACCCCGGGCACCGGCATCCCGATCGTCTCCGAGGAGGAGGCCAAGGCCCAGCGGCCGGACCAGCTGCTGGTGCTGCCCTGGATCTACCGGGACGGCTTCGTCGAGCGGGAGCAGGAGTACCTTGCCGGCGGCGGCAAGCTCGTCTTCCCGCTGCCCATGCTCGACATCGTGTGA
- a CDS encoding cyclase family protein gives MKLIDLSAPVDASGWEPEPLTHEIMSPADGARHMAAEMREHFGIDFDPSVLDDGELLSIDTLRLTTHTGTHIDAPSHYGTRASYRAEGPRTIDEMPLEWFYRPAWVLDLTDAPAGAVGADRIQAALDGLDGPVQPLDIVLLRTGADRHVGTEKFFTDFAGLDGPAVHLLLDLGVRVIGTDAFSLDAPFADIIDRFRRTGDRSVLWPAHFAGRDREFCQIERLANLDRLPTGGFTLACFPIKIVGGGAGWTRAVALVDGPDDGALEAM, from the coding sequence ATGAAGCTGATCGACCTGTCCGCACCGGTTGACGCCTCCGGGTGGGAACCGGAGCCGCTGACCCACGAGATCATGAGCCCGGCCGACGGCGCCCGGCACATGGCCGCGGAGATGCGGGAGCACTTCGGCATCGACTTCGACCCGTCCGTGCTCGACGACGGCGAGCTGCTCTCCATCGACACGCTGCGGCTGACCACGCACACCGGTACGCACATCGACGCGCCGTCGCACTACGGCACCCGGGCGTCGTACCGGGCCGAGGGGCCGCGCACCATCGACGAGATGCCGCTGGAGTGGTTCTACCGGCCCGCCTGGGTGCTGGACCTGACGGATGCGCCGGCCGGCGCGGTGGGGGCCGATCGGATCCAGGCGGCGCTGGACGGCCTCGACGGCCCGGTCCAGCCACTGGACATCGTGCTGCTGCGAACCGGCGCCGACCGGCACGTCGGCACGGAGAAGTTCTTCACCGACTTCGCCGGCCTCGACGGCCCGGCCGTGCACCTGCTGCTCGACCTGGGCGTCCGGGTCATCGGCACCGACGCGTTCAGCCTGGACGCGCCGTTCGCCGACATCATCGACAGGTTCCGCCGTACCGGTGACCGCTCGGTGCTCTGGCCGGCGCACTTCGCCGGCCGGGACCGGGAGTTCTGCCAGATCGAGCGCCTCGCCAACCTGGACCGGCTCCCCACCGGCGGCTTCACCCTGGCCTGCTTTCCCATCAAGATCGTCGGGGGCGGTGCCGGGTGGACCCGCGCGGTGGCCCTCGTGGACGGTCCGGACGACGGCGCCCTGGAGGCGATGTGA
- a CDS encoding acetylserotonin O-methyltransferase encodes MTDTTESGVFDLVRQGQFYDAAAAPETSPRQRLMLLANGQRFAAVVYALAELNVADQLAAGPRPVTEIAAAVGADESALYRLLRCAALLGVFVEVDDHVFGLTPLAEGLRTDVPDGVRDAVLLDGSRFFWSSFASILHSARTGGPAFDAEFGMTFWDYLTEHPESGGVFDAAMTAISRRLGDMYLDRVDFGRFGTVADIGGGRGYFLAEAARRHPGLRGVLFDRPQVVEVAGALLAERGVADRVRVVGGDFFADPLPTGCDAYVMKTVLHDWPDERALQILRRVRTAIGDTGARLLVLEQVVEPGNAWDPAKFLDVDMLVVMGGRERNAGEWARLFGQAGFELVDPPSTGGWAVLECRPR; translated from the coding sequence GTGACAGACACGACGGAATCCGGGGTCTTCGACCTCGTCCGGCAGGGACAGTTCTACGACGCCGCCGCGGCGCCGGAGACCTCCCCGCGGCAGCGGCTGATGCTGCTCGCCAACGGGCAGCGGTTCGCCGCGGTGGTGTACGCCCTGGCCGAGCTGAACGTGGCGGACCAGCTGGCGGCCGGCCCGCGGCCGGTCACCGAGATCGCGGCGGCGGTCGGCGCGGACGAGTCCGCCCTCTACCGCCTGCTGCGCTGCGCGGCGCTGCTCGGCGTCTTCGTCGAGGTCGACGACCACGTCTTCGGGCTCACCCCGCTCGCCGAGGGACTGCGCACGGATGTGCCCGACGGTGTCCGCGACGCCGTGCTGCTGGACGGCTCGCGCTTCTTCTGGAGCTCCTTCGCGTCCATCCTGCACAGTGCGCGTACCGGCGGCCCGGCGTTCGACGCCGAGTTCGGCATGACGTTCTGGGACTACCTGACCGAGCACCCCGAGTCGGGCGGCGTCTTCGACGCGGCGATGACCGCGATCAGCCGGCGGCTCGGCGACATGTACCTGGACCGGGTCGACTTCGGCCGCTTCGGCACGGTCGCCGACATCGGCGGCGGGCGGGGCTACTTCCTGGCCGAGGCCGCCCGGCGCCACCCCGGCCTGCGCGGCGTGCTGTTCGACCGCCCCCAGGTGGTCGAGGTGGCCGGCGCCCTGCTCGCCGAGCGCGGCGTCGCCGACCGGGTACGCGTCGTCGGCGGTGACTTCTTCGCCGACCCGCTGCCGACCGGCTGTGACGCGTACGTGATGAAGACCGTGCTGCACGACTGGCCGGACGAGCGCGCCCTGCAGATCCTGCGCCGGGTCCGTACGGCCATCGGCGACACCGGCGCCCGGCTGCTCGTCCTGGAGCAGGTCGTCGAGCCCGGCAACGCCTGGGACCCGGCCAAGTTCCTCGACGTCGACATGCTCGTCGTGATGGGCGGCCGCGAGCGCAACGCCGGCGAGTGGGCGCGGCTGTTCGGCCAGGCCGGGTTCGAGCTCGTCGACCCCCCGTCCACCGGTGGCTGGGCCGTGCTGGAGTGCCGGCCCCGCTGA
- a CDS encoding nuclear transport factor 2 family protein, giving the protein MTVVEEPVTSSSLYLEVQQFYARHMQLLDSGRAGEWAETFTEDAVFAPEHAPEPTVGRAALAAAVQRSHEKLVADGEVRRHWHGMVDVAPGPDGTLRVRCYALIVGTRVGGTPGLLMSCVCEDVMVRDGDGGLLVRERRVTKDGVAAPVLP; this is encoded by the coding sequence ATGACCGTCGTTGAGGAACCCGTCACGTCCTCGTCGCTCTACCTGGAGGTGCAGCAGTTCTACGCCAGGCACATGCAGTTGCTCGACTCCGGCCGGGCCGGCGAGTGGGCCGAGACGTTCACCGAGGATGCCGTGTTCGCCCCCGAGCACGCCCCCGAACCCACGGTCGGTCGTGCCGCACTCGCCGCGGCGGTGCAGCGCAGCCACGAGAAGCTCGTTGCCGACGGCGAGGTCCGCCGGCACTGGCACGGCATGGTGGACGTGGCGCCCGGGCCTGACGGGACGCTGCGCGTCCGGTGCTACGCCCTGATCGTCGGCACCCGCGTCGGCGGAACCCCGGGCCTGCTCATGTCCTGCGTCTGCGAGGACGTCATGGTCCGCGACGGCGACGGCGGCCTGCTGGTCCGGGAACGCCGGGTCACCAAGGACGGGGTCGCCGCGCCGGTCCTGCCGTAA
- a CDS encoding glycosyltransferase — protein MSGLLRALQDQGHDVVVVSSPAFRAFVERRGFPFRGAGPPWLAAHRAPLPFTVGESPTGGHPDYSFAENTIGATFHAANTVLKEVSPDLVLREPTEFGVSFAAELAGLPVSTVGIGFFRSGDRLMSDGGQLLLRLRAAAGLPATPADLDALSRSRYVHTTPPSFERVPGAWATMRAPDRGPGPAPPPGPRLLVTLGTLLNQGDLLERVLAELTHVRMPCLLAAGDRAGEIAGKAPPHVEVHPFADLGTLAAGCTALVCHGGFGSLMHALGYGLPAVVVPYNADQEWNAARVAGLGAGCRVGWDELGDGGLATAIRHVHSPPPRRAARRLAAELDGMASAAEVARLLIADVAAGR, from the coding sequence ATGTCGGGCCTCCTGCGGGCCCTGCAGGATCAGGGACACGACGTCGTCGTGGTGTCGAGCCCGGCGTTCCGCGCCTTCGTGGAACGCCGGGGGTTCCCCTTCCGGGGCGCCGGGCCGCCCTGGCTCGCCGCGCACCGGGCGCCCCTGCCGTTCACGGTCGGCGAGAGCCCCACCGGCGGGCACCCGGACTACTCGTTCGCGGAGAACACGATCGGGGCGACCTTTCACGCCGCTAACACGGTGCTGAAGGAAGTCTCCCCCGATCTGGTGCTGCGGGAGCCGACCGAGTTCGGGGTCTCCTTCGCGGCCGAGCTCGCCGGCCTGCCGGTGAGCACCGTGGGCATCGGGTTCTTCCGCAGCGGCGACCGGCTGATGAGCGACGGCGGACAGCTGCTGCTGCGGTTGCGGGCGGCGGCCGGGCTGCCGGCCACGCCCGCCGACCTCGACGCCCTCAGCCGCAGCCGGTACGTGCACACCACGCCGCCCAGCTTCGAGCGGGTGCCGGGCGCCTGGGCGACGATGCGGGCGCCCGACCGCGGGCCGGGACCGGCACCGCCCCCCGGACCCCGCCTGCTGGTCACCCTCGGCACCCTGCTCAACCAGGGCGACCTGCTCGAGCGGGTGCTGGCGGAGCTGACGCACGTCCGGATGCCCTGCCTCCTCGCCGCCGGGGACCGGGCCGGCGAGATCGCCGGGAAGGCGCCCCCGCACGTCGAGGTCCACCCGTTCGCCGACCTCGGGACGCTCGCCGCCGGCTGCACCGCACTGGTGTGCCACGGCGGCTTCGGCTCACTGATGCACGCCCTCGGGTACGGCCTGCCCGCGGTCGTCGTCCCCTACAACGCCGACCAGGAGTGGAACGCCGCCCGGGTGGCGGGACTCGGGGCCGGCTGCCGGGTGGGATGGGACGAGCTGGGCGACGGCGGACTCGCGACTGCGATCCGGCACGTGCACTCCCCGCCACCCCGGCGCGCCGCCCGCCGGCTCGCGGCCGAACTCGACGGCATGGCGTCCGCGGCCGAGGTCGCCCGCCTGCTCATCGCCGACGTCGCGGCCGGCCGGTAG